Proteins found in one Fulvitalea axinellae genomic segment:
- a CDS encoding SMP-30/gluconolactonase/LRE family protein → MKKTWILALGLAGTLWACSESSSDTLPRSTDFTGPVFTQGAEGPAVRSDGVLFSLNFEKSGTVGQVDDKGNVSLFLQLPGDSHGNGTRFDSKGNMLIADQPGHRILKVDANTKDVSVYAEFGGPNEPNDIAIMDNDIIFVADPFFQAGTGRLWRVLTDGTVKLMDEELDAVNGIEVSPDNRTLYVNTTNTRKLLAYDLDENGNLSNKRLLLTFPDYALDGMRCDEDGHLWIARWEKGTVVYVSPNGLIIKEVRTTGKRPSNVAFGGKDGKTLFITEQERGVIEQFRVDVPGRNFKLSQQRQ, encoded by the coding sequence ATGAAAAAGACCTGGATATTGGCCCTCGGACTGGCGGGAACGCTGTGGGCCTGCTCCGAAAGCTCCTCCGACACGCTACCCCGCTCCACAGATTTTACGGGTCCGGTATTCACCCAAGGCGCCGAAGGCCCCGCCGTCCGTTCCGACGGCGTTCTGTTTTCGCTCAATTTCGAAAAATCCGGTACAGTAGGCCAAGTGGACGACAAAGGCAACGTAAGCCTTTTCCTCCAACTGCCGGGAGACTCGCACGGCAACGGCACCCGCTTCGACTCCAAAGGCAATATGCTGATCGCCGACCAACCCGGCCACAGAATCCTGAAAGTGGACGCAAACACCAAAGACGTCTCTGTATACGCCGAATTCGGCGGGCCGAACGAGCCCAACGATATCGCCATAATGGACAACGACATCATTTTCGTGGCGGATCCGTTTTTCCAAGCTGGCACAGGCCGTCTCTGGCGAGTACTTACTGACGGCACCGTAAAGCTGATGGACGAAGAACTGGACGCCGTGAACGGAATAGAGGTAAGCCCCGACAACCGAACACTGTACGTAAACACGACAAACACCCGAAAGCTCCTGGCTTACGACTTGGACGAAAACGGGAACTTGAGCAACAAACGCTTGCTCCTAACCTTCCCTGATTATGCGCTTGACGGCATGCGTTGTGACGAAGACGGCCATCTGTGGATAGCCCGCTGGGAAAAAGGAACCGTGGTTTACGTATCACCCAACGGATTGATCATAAAAGAAGTAAGAACGACCGGAAAACGGCCCTCAAACGTAGCTTTTGGAGGGAAAGACGGCAAAACGCTGTTTATAACAGAACAGGAAAGGGGTGTGATCGAACAATTCAGAGTGGATGTGCCCGGCAGGAATTTCAAACTTTCCCAGCAGAGGCAATAG
- a CDS encoding T9SS type A sorting domain-containing protein, with protein MRRFLLTILALTFFSAGYSAEINFTTATFTVEALEAIPSGSTVLFEPGVYKMNEALRNAWQGTKRHRITYKRKGDKGEVIFDAGEMEGLLGLQFRYMEELVFRDLVFENIKFGLYGCKKSTIDRVTVRENKVTADGIVALLRCDHCVISNCEIILSDKAENGRGIAVWNGDYNKILNNTIRGRLRGAVKTWTSQNGDDRSMNLLIQGGHYTRETTEGSEDHGIYTHDCTTVVIDGVTISGFSDSSAGGSIKLKNDDNIEVKNCVFSTSGILLRIESQTWFHLENLWIHDNLFIDGSVGSWTPDLAPEGIVIENNRFLKGSVGIARNATAENFNKYSALAKKNGGIYRNEIAKAISAPEGTNVCGNFMRTTAVDDDAPLTNIALGKPARQSNDLTEQSVAGLAVDGNTEAGQEANLARTHPGEKRYWQVNLGGVAEIHSIKIWAGTEDLNNFDVLVSRDFMGPKGNGKDYGKEACVVKRFKAGTVGEMYELEFESPVFGKYVRIARRGEDDALDLAEVEVMGKMLTEEDPSSDPAHVPEQAPEPEEPETLAITDPNEISISPNPVADRLHVVAKSEIKRVELINLSGKVINVFEAPGREVELYLKGLGKGLYFVLVSTHDGNVIRNRLVKR; from the coding sequence ATGAGAAGATTTTTACTGACAATTTTAGCGCTGACGTTTTTTAGCGCTGGCTATTCGGCCGAGATTAATTTTACCACAGCCACTTTTACCGTGGAGGCGCTCGAAGCGATTCCTTCAGGCAGTACGGTGCTTTTTGAGCCAGGAGTTTACAAAATGAACGAAGCTCTACGCAACGCGTGGCAAGGAACCAAAAGGCACAGAATTACCTACAAACGAAAAGGGGACAAAGGCGAGGTGATTTTTGACGCTGGCGAAATGGAAGGCCTTTTGGGTTTGCAGTTTAGATATATGGAAGAGTTGGTGTTCAGGGATTTGGTGTTCGAGAACATTAAGTTCGGTCTGTACGGATGTAAGAAATCGACCATTGACCGGGTCACCGTAAGGGAAAACAAAGTGACCGCCGACGGAATCGTGGCCTTGCTCCGTTGCGATCATTGCGTAATCAGCAATTGTGAAATAATCCTCAGCGACAAAGCCGAAAACGGTCGGGGAATAGCCGTGTGGAACGGGGATTATAACAAAATACTAAACAACACCATCCGCGGAAGGCTTCGAGGAGCGGTAAAAACCTGGACCAGCCAAAACGGCGACGACCGCAGTATGAACCTGTTGATTCAGGGCGGACATTATACCCGGGAAACCACGGAAGGCTCCGAAGACCACGGCATCTACACTCACGATTGTACAACAGTGGTGATCGACGGCGTGACTATCAGCGGATTTTCGGATTCCAGCGCAGGCGGATCTATCAAGTTGAAAAACGATGACAATATAGAAGTGAAAAACTGTGTGTTCAGCACTTCGGGAATTCTTTTGAGAATAGAAAGCCAAACTTGGTTTCACTTGGAAAACCTCTGGATACACGATAATTTGTTTATCGACGGAAGCGTGGGCTCTTGGACTCCGGATTTGGCGCCAGAGGGGATTGTGATTGAGAATAACCGCTTCCTGAAAGGCAGTGTGGGGATCGCCCGAAACGCAACGGCCGAGAATTTTAACAAATACAGCGCACTGGCAAAGAAAAACGGCGGTATATATCGCAATGAGATAGCGAAGGCGATCAGCGCCCCCGAGGGAACGAATGTTTGTGGGAACTTTATGCGGACAACAGCCGTGGACGATGATGCTCCGCTGACCAATATCGCTTTGGGAAAACCGGCGAGACAGTCCAACGACTTAACCGAGCAGAGCGTAGCCGGATTGGCCGTGGACGGCAATACCGAAGCGGGACAAGAAGCCAATTTGGCGAGAACCCATCCCGGAGAGAAACGCTATTGGCAGGTGAACCTTGGCGGCGTGGCGGAGATCCACAGCATTAAGATTTGGGCAGGCACCGAAGACCTCAATAATTTTGACGTTTTGGTGTCGAGAGATTTTATGGGACCGAAAGGAAACGGCAAAGATTACGGCAAAGAGGCCTGCGTGGTGAAGCGTTTTAAGGCGGGTACGGTAGGGGAAATGTACGAGCTTGAGTTCGAAAGTCCGGTGTTCGGGAAATATGTGCGCATTGCGCGTAGGGGCGAGGATGATGCGCTGGATTTGGCCGAAGTGGAAGTGATGGGTAAGATGCTGACCGAGGAAGATCCTTCGAGCGATCCGGCGCATGTGCCAGAACAAGCTCCGGAACCGGAGGAGCCTGAAACGTTAGCGATCACAGACCCGAATGAGATAAGCATAAGTCCTAATCCGGTTGCGGATCGTTTACATGTCGTGGCGAAATCGGAGATAAAGCGAGTGGAGCTGATCAATTTATCGGGTAAGGTGATTAATGTGTTTGAAGCCCCGGGGAGGGAGGTGGAATTGTACCTGAAGGGTTTAGGCAAAGGGTTGTACTTTGTCCTAGTTAGTACTCATGATGGGAATGTTATTCGTAACAGGTTAGTTAAGCGGTGA
- a CDS encoding carbon starvation protein A yields the protein MAYIFLGALLLFFAAYKFYGGFLDKTFGIDDSCPTPSHSDYDGVDRVPTKKGVLLGHHFASIAGAGPIVGPIIAGLAFGWLPALLWIVLGTIFIGGVHDYTSLIASVRHKAKSVAEIVRLYMSPFAYRMMLVFIWLALVYILIVFVDLTATSFANKGEVASASGMFVALALIFGYLVFRKGLPSGKLSLIFVPILFGLFALSFVIPADLSALAQATGISPRQWWSIGLLLYCVAASVLPVWVLLQPRDYLSSFLLYAAMIGALVGLFLGGFELSYPAFTDWSTVDHGTLFPILFITIACGACSGFHSIVSSGTTSKQLDKETDARPVGYGAMLIEGALAVIALFTVAMLSPGSEIATKSPLAVYGAGMGRFLNTVGLPVAWGESFGMLTISTFLLTTLDTSTRLARYVFEEFFGLKGGLSKYVAIGATLALPIAFVFMTMQDASGNPIPVWKAIWPVFGATNQLLAALALLVVYVWLRKTGKPSWFVAGPLLFMLTMTLWALTQLVLQSGFTLIGIVSAVLLILAIVMVMEAVRVVFLKAVPEAETVDA from the coding sequence ATGGCTTATATTTTCTTAGGGGCCCTTTTGCTATTTTTTGCGGCCTACAAATTTTACGGCGGTTTTCTGGACAAGACTTTCGGCATTGACGACTCGTGTCCTACGCCCAGCCACAGCGACTATGACGGTGTGGACCGCGTACCCACCAAAAAGGGCGTTTTGCTCGGACACCACTTCGCCTCTATAGCCGGCGCCGGCCCTATCGTGGGGCCTATTATCGCGGGATTGGCCTTCGGTTGGCTACCCGCCTTGCTTTGGATTGTTCTGGGAACCATTTTTATCGGCGGCGTGCATGACTACACTTCCCTTATCGCCTCCGTAAGGCACAAAGCGAAGTCGGTGGCCGAGATCGTCCGTCTGTATATGTCGCCGTTCGCTTACCGTATGATGCTCGTGTTTATTTGGCTGGCTTTGGTATATATACTTATAGTGTTTGTGGATTTGACGGCCACAAGCTTCGCCAACAAAGGCGAGGTGGCTTCGGCTTCCGGAATGTTCGTGGCATTGGCCCTGATTTTTGGTTATCTGGTTTTCAGAAAAGGATTGCCTTCCGGCAAACTCTCCCTGATTTTCGTTCCTATACTTTTCGGCCTGTTCGCCCTAAGCTTCGTTATCCCGGCAGATTTGTCTGCGTTGGCCCAGGCCACCGGCATCAGCCCGAGGCAGTGGTGGAGCATCGGACTTCTGCTTTATTGCGTAGCTGCGTCGGTGTTGCCGGTTTGGGTTTTGCTCCAACCCCGCGATTACTTGTCGTCGTTTTTGCTCTACGCCGCCATGATCGGCGCTTTGGTGGGACTTTTCCTCGGAGGCTTCGAGCTTTCTTATCCCGCCTTTACCGATTGGTCTACCGTAGACCACGGCACGCTTTTCCCTATCCTGTTTATCACCATCGCGTGCGGCGCCTGTTCCGGCTTCCATTCTATCGTTTCGTCGGGCACAACATCCAAGCAATTGGATAAAGAAACCGACGCCCGGCCGGTAGGCTACGGAGCGATGCTGATCGAAGGGGCGCTTGCCGTAATCGCGTTGTTTACGGTGGCGATGCTCAGCCCTGGCAGCGAAATAGCCACCAAATCGCCGTTGGCCGTATACGGCGCCGGCATGGGGCGCTTCCTGAACACTGTCGGACTTCCCGTCGCTTGGGGCGAATCGTTCGGAATGCTGACTATCTCCACGTTCCTTTTGACTACGCTGGACACCTCCACGCGTTTGGCGCGTTACGTATTCGAAGAATTCTTCGGGCTGAAAGGCGGACTGTCAAAATACGTCGCAATCGGAGCCACTTTGGCCTTGCCGATCGCCTTCGTGTTTATGACTATGCAAGACGCCTCCGGCAATCCTATTCCGGTATGGAAAGCCATCTGGCCCGTATTCGGCGCCACAAACCAATTGTTGGCGGCTTTGGCTTTGCTCGTGGTTTACGTTTGGCTCAGAAAAACGGGCAAACCGTCTTGGTTCGTGGCCGGGCCATTGCTCTTTATGCTTACCATGACGCTCTGGGCGCTTACGCAATTGGTTTTGCAATCGGGCTTTACGCTAATCGGCATCGTATCGGCCGTACTGTTGATTTTGGCGATAGTGATGGTAATGGAAGCCGTGCGGGTAGTATTCTTAAAAGCGGTTCCCGAAGCCGAAACGGTGGACGCTTAG
- a CDS encoding FecR family protein — MEHAIKLLAESYLEGENLSPSDLQKLHGWINANEENEALFAEMVSARSEKMEKPFPALSEEASIRAVHDQIGQLKSRRIQMWWDVGVAAAIAVLFVFILNGGPAGGPSQRIAMTDEEEVVKLTLSDGTVMLLEEESDSLGQSEGNGFVRTREKSGLAYQKKGFQSIKEKYNTVKVPSGKRFSITLSDGTIVTLNSETELRYPVVFKGMERNIELLSGEIYCDVAKNKDKPFYVNSDRLRLRVLGTSFNFSAYKNENRNRTVLVEGRVAIMPRSKFFDLKKAVALEPGQSMVYDKTTKKVVMETVDVGVYTSWKDGKLIFQDVPLVEILPRLSRWYGRPIEDRTGRISSQGYSGILDKESFDEAILGLSKLCSFQYRYDGEKVIVE; from the coding sequence ATGGAACATGCGATAAAACTTTTGGCTGAGAGTTATCTGGAAGGTGAAAATCTTTCTCCCTCGGATTTGCAAAAGTTGCATGGCTGGATTAACGCTAACGAAGAAAACGAGGCTCTTTTCGCTGAAATGGTGAGTGCCAGGTCGGAGAAAATGGAAAAACCGTTTCCGGCGCTTTCGGAAGAGGCTTCCATACGGGCGGTTCACGACCAGATAGGACAGTTGAAATCGAGGAGAATCCAGATGTGGTGGGATGTAGGCGTGGCCGCGGCAATCGCCGTCTTATTTGTGTTTATATTGAACGGTGGACCCGCTGGTGGGCCGTCGCAACGTATAGCTATGACTGATGAAGAGGAAGTTGTCAAACTTACTTTGTCTGATGGTACGGTGATGCTGTTGGAAGAGGAAAGTGACAGCTTGGGACAGTCCGAAGGTAACGGTTTTGTAAGGACAAGAGAGAAGAGCGGACTGGCCTATCAGAAGAAGGGATTCCAAAGTATAAAGGAAAAATATAATACGGTTAAAGTGCCTTCCGGTAAGCGTTTTTCTATCACGCTTTCGGATGGAACAATTGTAACATTGAATTCCGAGACGGAATTGCGTTACCCTGTGGTGTTCAAGGGAATGGAGCGGAATATAGAACTTTTGAGTGGAGAGATCTATTGTGATGTGGCTAAAAATAAAGATAAACCGTTTTATGTAAATTCGGATAGGTTAAGGCTTCGGGTGTTGGGGACAAGCTTTAATTTTAGCGCTTACAAAAATGAAAATAGGAATAGGACCGTGCTGGTCGAAGGACGTGTAGCCATAATGCCCAGAAGTAAGTTTTTTGATTTGAAAAAAGCTGTGGCACTCGAGCCCGGACAATCGATGGTATATGATAAAACTACCAAAAAGGTGGTCATGGAGACGGTGGATGTCGGGGTGTATACATCATGGAAGGACGGGAAACTAATATTCCAAGATGTGCCTTTGGTGGAGATACTCCCCAGGCTTAGCCGTTGGTATGGCAGGCCAATAGAGGACCGTACCGGGCGAATTTCCAGTCAGGGTTATAGCGGTATTTTGGACAAAGAAAGTTTTGATGAGGCTATTTTGGGCTTGTCAAAGCTATGCAGTTTCCAGTATCGTTATGATGGTGAAAAAGTAATTGTTGAATAA
- the recQ gene encoding DNA helicase RecQ: MSQALSLLKKYYGYDSFRPLQEEIINTVMDNRDSLVLMPTGGGKSLCFQMPALMKEGVAIVVSPLIALMQDQVTGLRANGVAAGYINSSQSAQDHFNIQKACEEGKLKLLYVSPEKLLTRPFYDFMKRIKISLFAIDEAHCVSFWGHDFRPEYTKLGFLKQHFPEVPVIALTATADKITRKDIVKQLNLADARTFISSFDRPNLSLNVKPARKRVEYITEYIKLRPDEPGIVYCLSRKSTEALAEKLRKQGIKAKAYHAHIPHDIRAETQREFLRDDIQVVCATIAFGMGIDKPNVRWVIHYNLPKNIESYYQEIGRAGRDGLDSGTLLFYTSGDVIMQKQMLQDTPPEHRELQTAKLERLQQFAEAHICRRKILLNYFGEHLTEDCGNCDVCRNPRERFDGTVLAQKALSAVARSDQKLPLGLAIDVLRGSRNQAVLSKGLDRIKTYGVGRDVSGQDWIIYLQQLVNMGMLDVAYDDHHHLKLTPLSVEVLKGQTPVELYKLTDEEKSPKASRKKKAEEKGALAEKASEEIMARLKALRKSVADEKGIPPYTVFHDTALLEMANSIPLTPEDFGKIKGVGESKLKEYGPAFLMGIAEAVASIPPQNMKKALHTRLYTYALFRSGMSPEQISEHRDLGVATVYGHLTHLYTEDYPVPVAQYVSPEQRADIGKALETVGVEEGYKPVFDFLGERYSYAQIRMAEAILEKEG, translated from the coding sequence ATGAGCCAAGCCCTTAGCCTACTCAAAAAGTATTACGGATACGACAGTTTCCGTCCGTTGCAGGAAGAAATTATCAATACGGTAATGGACAACCGGGACTCTCTGGTGCTGATGCCTACGGGCGGGGGAAAGTCGCTGTGTTTTCAGATGCCGGCATTGATGAAAGAGGGCGTGGCCATAGTGGTTTCACCGCTGATCGCCTTGATGCAGGACCAAGTGACAGGACTCCGGGCAAACGGCGTGGCGGCCGGATATATTAATAGTAGCCAAAGCGCTCAGGATCATTTTAATATACAAAAGGCTTGCGAAGAGGGGAAGCTGAAGCTTCTTTACGTTTCGCCGGAAAAGCTTCTGACCCGTCCTTTTTATGATTTTATGAAAAGGATAAAAATCAGTCTTTTCGCCATTGACGAAGCGCATTGCGTTTCGTTTTGGGGGCATGATTTCCGGCCCGAATACACCAAGCTCGGTTTTCTCAAACAGCATTTTCCCGAAGTGCCCGTAATCGCTTTGACTGCTACCGCCGATAAGATCACCAGAAAGGATATCGTAAAGCAGCTTAACCTGGCCGATGCCCGGACTTTTATATCGTCGTTCGATAGGCCGAACCTTAGCCTTAATGTAAAGCCGGCGCGAAAGAGGGTCGAATATATTACGGAGTATATAAAACTGAGGCCCGATGAGCCGGGAATCGTATATTGTCTCAGCAGGAAATCTACGGAGGCTTTGGCTGAAAAACTGCGTAAACAGGGAATCAAAGCCAAAGCTTACCACGCTCATATTCCGCATGATATAAGGGCGGAAACCCAGCGGGAATTCCTCCGTGACGATATCCAAGTGGTGTGCGCCACTATCGCTTTCGGTATGGGAATCGACAAACCCAATGTGCGTTGGGTAATTCATTATAATTTGCCAAAAAACATCGAAAGCTATTATCAGGAAATCGGGCGTGCCGGCCGTGACGGCCTCGATTCGGGGACTCTGCTGTTCTATACTTCCGGCGACGTGATAATGCAGAAACAGATGTTGCAGGATACGCCTCCGGAACACCGGGAACTGCAAACCGCCAAGCTTGAGCGTTTGCAACAGTTCGCCGAAGCGCATATTTGCCGGCGAAAGATTCTGCTTAACTACTTCGGGGAACATCTGACCGAAGACTGCGGAAACTGCGACGTATGCCGAAACCCGCGCGAACGGTTTGACGGAACGGTATTGGCGCAGAAAGCGCTTTCGGCCGTAGCACGTTCCGACCAGAAATTGCCTTTGGGTTTGGCCATCGACGTGTTGAGAGGTTCCAGAAATCAAGCGGTGTTAAGCAAAGGCTTGGACAGAATCAAAACTTACGGAGTAGGCCGAGACGTGAGCGGCCAGGATTGGATAATCTACCTTCAGCAACTTGTGAATATGGGGATGCTGGACGTGGCTTACGACGATCATCACCACTTAAAGCTCACGCCGCTAAGCGTTGAAGTTCTGAAAGGACAAACGCCCGTGGAGCTTTACAAACTGACAGACGAAGAGAAATCGCCGAAGGCATCAAGAAAGAAGAAAGCCGAGGAAAAAGGCGCTTTGGCGGAGAAAGCCAGCGAAGAGATAATGGCCCGTTTGAAGGCGTTGCGCAAAAGCGTGGCCGACGAAAAGGGAATTCCGCCATACACTGTATTCCACGATACGGCCTTGCTGGAAATGGCCAACAGCATTCCGCTGACTCCCGAAGATTTCGGAAAGATAAAAGGAGTTGGCGAAAGCAAACTGAAGGAATACGGGCCGGCCTTTTTGATGGGAATAGCGGAGGCCGTGGCCTCGATTCCGCCTCAGAATATGAAAAAGGCATTACACACCCGGCTTTATACATATGCGTTGTTCCGTTCGGGAATGAGCCCCGAGCAGATTTCCGAGCACCGCGATTTGGGTGTGGCCACCGTTTACGGTCATCTTACGCATCTGTATACGGAAGATTATCCGGTTCCCGTGGCCCAATATGTCAGTCCCGAGCAACGGGCCGATATCGGTAAGGCCCTCGAAACCGTCGGTGTGGAGGAAGGCTATAAGCCGGTGTTTGACTTTTTGGGCGAGAGGTATTCATACGCCCAAATCCGGATGGCGGAGGCTATTTTGGAGAAAGAGGGTTGA
- a CDS encoding RNA polymerase sigma-70 factor: protein MYNDDYYLHQLKKGSLSALDVLFRRYRDDLLRFAFYLAKDPEMAEDIVQDVFVNLWENRRNLASRKSLKPYLIRIVSNGYMDLCRKGKIREKFCTHYRQNFDGVSYENTESKVRFNELNTQVQSVLEELSPQQRKVFVKIKLEGMRHREVAEEMGVSIKTVEGHLTLAQRKMRSELKDYALKLAMSMLLIS from the coding sequence ATGTATAACGATGATTATTACCTCCATCAACTGAAGAAAGGGAGCCTGTCAGCGTTGGACGTGTTGTTCAGGCGATATAGGGATGATTTGCTTCGTTTTGCCTTTTATTTGGCGAAAGACCCGGAAATGGCTGAGGATATAGTTCAGGACGTGTTTGTCAATTTATGGGAAAACAGGCGTAATTTGGCTAGCCGGAAAAGCTTGAAGCCCTACCTGATCCGGATTGTATCTAACGGATATATGGATTTGTGCCGTAAGGGCAAAATCAGGGAAAAGTTTTGTACGCATTACCGTCAGAATTTTGACGGAGTGTCGTACGAAAATACGGAATCCAAAGTCAGGTTCAACGAGCTGAACACACAAGTACAGTCGGTGCTGGAAGAGCTGTCTCCGCAACAGCGGAAAGTGTTCGTAAAGATTAAATTGGAAGGCATGCGCCATAGGGAAGTGGCGGAGGAGATGGGAGTTTCGATCAAGACAGTAGAGGGACACTTGACCCTTGCGCAACGAAAAATGCGGTCCGAACTCAAAGATTACGCTTTAAAATTAGCGATGTCTATGTTGTTGATTTCCTAG
- a CDS encoding IS5 family transposase — translation MIKTSSSQLSIEGFLDPEIGRLNPENRWVKLANSIPWAELGLVYESKMSTGKGSPCKPARLVIGALIVKHKLNVSDAEAIEQIKENPYLQYFVGLGSFTTEKAFDPSLFTTVRKRLGYGDFNRMSSLLQHEGIRIAEGDRDEGSKDGHSGDAEDDKRVVSCDATVAPQEIPYPTDLGLLATARVQSEKIIDLLWPVARDSGLSKKPRTYRDKAHREYVGATRKKRKGAEFWRVCARRQLNYLERNLRHIDSLIEANKGVIRLKSRFLKILMVLHEIARQQSLMLETGANRVDGRIVNVFQPHVRPIVRGKNGSDTEFGAKLSVSLHEGYSYLDKAQWDAYYEGDAEVIRGHIDSFGERNPEMKLGKFVGDKIYGNRNARQTMSGAGVEFVGSPLGRPPSSPEKIRERKENRTLHQRHRSRAEGKFGEVKRGHGLDKIQARRADTSLSWIACIFFVANLKRFQSEIFFDLVFLSWKYGIWLQDGEKKQEKTVWQNILAG, via the coding sequence ATGATCAAGACAAGTTCCTCGCAATTGAGTATAGAAGGTTTTTTGGACCCGGAAATAGGGCGCCTTAACCCGGAAAACAGATGGGTGAAGTTGGCCAACTCCATCCCCTGGGCGGAATTGGGTTTGGTCTACGAATCGAAAATGTCGACGGGCAAGGGCAGTCCGTGCAAACCGGCCCGGCTGGTCATCGGCGCGCTGATCGTGAAGCATAAGCTGAACGTTTCGGACGCCGAGGCGATAGAACAAATCAAAGAAAATCCGTATCTCCAGTATTTCGTGGGACTCGGCTCGTTCACCACGGAAAAGGCCTTTGACCCTTCGCTGTTCACGACGGTCCGCAAGCGGCTCGGGTACGGGGATTTTAACAGGATGAGTTCGCTTTTGCAACACGAGGGGATCCGTATTGCGGAGGGCGATCGGGATGAAGGGTCCAAAGACGGGCATTCCGGGGACGCCGAAGATGACAAGCGGGTTGTCTCCTGCGACGCGACGGTGGCGCCGCAAGAGATTCCATACCCCACGGACCTTGGGCTGTTGGCTACGGCGAGGGTGCAGTCGGAGAAAATCATCGACCTCCTTTGGCCCGTCGCCAGGGATTCCGGTTTATCCAAAAAGCCCCGGACTTACCGGGATAAAGCCCATAGGGAATATGTCGGGGCGACGAGAAAAAAGAGGAAAGGAGCCGAATTCTGGCGCGTGTGCGCACGCCGACAGCTGAATTATCTGGAACGGAACCTACGGCATATCGACAGCCTCATAGAGGCCAACAAGGGCGTTATACGCCTAAAAAGCAGGTTTTTGAAGATTCTGATGGTGCTTCACGAAATCGCCAGGCAACAGTCGCTCATGCTGGAGACCGGTGCCAACAGGGTGGACGGCCGCATCGTGAACGTCTTCCAGCCCCATGTCCGGCCGATAGTCCGGGGCAAAAACGGAAGCGACACCGAGTTCGGCGCCAAATTGTCCGTAAGCCTTCACGAAGGCTATTCCTATCTGGACAAGGCGCAATGGGACGCTTACTACGAGGGTGACGCGGAAGTGATCCGCGGGCACATCGACAGTTTCGGGGAGAGAAACCCGGAAATGAAGCTCGGCAAATTCGTCGGGGACAAGATTTACGGAAACAGGAACGCCCGGCAGACCATGTCCGGCGCGGGTGTGGAATTCGTGGGCTCCCCGTTGGGAAGGCCTCCCTCAAGTCCCGAAAAAATCAGGGAACGCAAGGAAAACCGGACGCTTCACCAACGGCACCGGAGCAGGGCGGAAGGAAAATTCGGGGAAGTGAAACGGGGACACGGATTGGACAAAATACAGGCAAGGAGAGCGGACACTTCGCTTTCATGGATCGCCTGCATTTTCTTCGTGGCCAACTTGAAAAGATTTCAGAGCGAAATCTTTTTTGACCTTGTTTTCTTGAGCTGGAAATACGGGATATGGCTTCAAGACGGCGAAAAGAAACAGGAAAAGACTGTCTGGCAAAATATCCTAGCTGGGTAG